The following proteins are co-located in the Dyadobacter chenwenxiniae genome:
- a CDS encoding helix-turn-helix domain-containing protein — translation MEFKQFFPSDILKPYVGHYYLFESDSDAEFVDTVFPSGDMEMIFNLGGGVWETSVDDEFRINPKIELWGQVTKPLQIRSKGKHSMLGIRFFTHSAAYFLNEEMGVFNDQVLDLAYIIGDPVKILHAQMLETADIKSKIGLIEDFLIRKLISNERKTDKIEKVGSILRTIKNNYSDTNLSLVASKYNVTPRYMHKLIQQCTGLSPKSFNKISRFQLSLKMLSAKAQPLTSIAYDCGYFDQSHFIRDFKSFTGQTPSAYMENMTPVNNLLLQ, via the coding sequence ATGGAATTCAAGCAGTTTTTTCCGTCGGATATTTTAAAGCCTTATGTAGGGCATTACTATCTTTTTGAGTCGGATTCGGATGCTGAGTTTGTGGATACAGTATTTCCAAGCGGGGATATGGAGATGATTTTTAATCTGGGCGGCGGCGTTTGGGAAACTTCCGTGGATGATGAATTTCGCATTAATCCTAAGATTGAATTGTGGGGCCAAGTTACAAAACCGTTACAAATCCGTTCGAAAGGAAAGCATTCGATGCTGGGAATCAGGTTTTTCACGCATTCAGCCGCTTATTTTTTGAATGAAGAAATGGGTGTTTTCAATGATCAGGTTTTGGATCTGGCCTATATCATCGGTGATCCGGTCAAAATATTGCATGCACAGATGTTGGAAACCGCAGATATCAAAAGCAAAATCGGTCTTATAGAAGATTTTCTTATCCGGAAGCTTATTAGCAACGAACGGAAAACAGATAAAATAGAAAAGGTTGGGAGCATTTTACGGACAATAAAAAATAATTATTCAGACACGAATTTGAGCCTGGTTGCCTCCAAATACAATGTTACGCCTCGCTATATGCATAAGCTCATCCAGCAGTGTACAGGGCTGTCCCCCAAGTCGTTCAACAAGATCAGCAGGTTTCAGCTGAGCCTTAAAATGCTGTCGGCCAAAGCACAACCCCTTACTTCCATTGCTTACGATTGCGGCTATTTTGACCAGTCGCATTTCATCCGTGATTTCAAATCATTCACCGGCCAGACACCCTCTGCGTATATGGAAAATATGACGCCGGTTAACAACTTATTGCTTCAATAA
- a CDS encoding LytR/AlgR family response regulator transcription factor, translated as MIKALIIDDEPKARTVLKYYIESFVEEITEIRQAESVEQALEILRNYNPGIVFLDVEMPKRNGFDFLRALVNPAFEVIFTTAYNQYAVQAIRFSALDYLLKPVDPDELRFAMDRYLKIQKVDAKSNLILYDNLVHNIGKSEIKDFRLAVPSKDGVLFLTLEQIIRMQGDGNYTFIHTTHKKPIVTSKTLKYFDEMLEEFGFIRTHKSHLVNPKHISQMSHDHGYIVVSDGTEVEISRRKKLEVIKLLNVR; from the coding sequence ATGATAAAAGCGCTGATTATTGACGACGAGCCCAAAGCACGCACCGTGCTGAAATATTACATCGAAAGTTTTGTTGAGGAAATTACAGAAATCCGACAGGCTGAATCAGTAGAGCAGGCACTTGAAATTTTGCGTAATTACAACCCGGGGATCGTTTTTCTGGATGTGGAAATGCCCAAGCGAAACGGTTTTGACTTTTTGCGAGCACTGGTAAATCCCGCGTTTGAAGTGATTTTTACAACTGCCTATAATCAATATGCCGTTCAGGCGATCCGTTTCAGCGCGCTGGACTATCTGCTGAAACCAGTGGATCCTGATGAGCTGAGATTTGCCATGGACCGATATCTGAAAATTCAGAAGGTGGATGCTAAAAGCAATCTGATCCTGTATGATAATCTGGTCCACAACATTGGAAAAAGCGAAATCAAGGATTTCCGGCTTGCAGTCCCTTCAAAAGATGGCGTGCTGTTTCTTACATTGGAACAGATCATACGTATGCAGGGAGACGGTAACTACACATTTATCCACACCACGCACAAAAAACCGATCGTTACCAGCAAGACATTGAAGTATTTTGATGAAATGCTGGAAGAATTTGGTTTTATCCGAACGCACAAATCGCATTTGGTGAATCCCAAACACATTTCGCAGATGAGCCATGACCATGGATACATTGTGGTAAGCGATGGCACAGAGGTGGAAATATCGCGCAGGAAGAAGCTCGAAGTGATAAAACTCCTGAATGTCAGGTAA
- a CDS encoding DUF3817 domain-containing protein: MLHLFKTPIGRLRIIGFLEGISLILLVFIAVPLKYWADQPALVKLIGPIHGLLFTLFVFMTLSVGVTYRWKFSETSWKVLLACIIPFGTFYIDKHILKPQETVSESQDG; encoded by the coding sequence ATGTTACATCTGTTCAAAACTCCTATAGGCCGTTTACGAATCATCGGGTTCTTAGAGGGAATCTCTCTGATCCTTTTGGTATTTATAGCCGTACCATTGAAATATTGGGCGGATCAGCCTGCATTAGTAAAGCTGATAGGACCCATTCATGGCTTACTCTTTACACTGTTTGTATTTATGACGCTAAGTGTAGGAGTAACCTACCGCTGGAAGTTTTCCGAAACATCATGGAAAGTTTTGCTCGCCTGCATCATTCCTTTCGGGACTTTTTACATCGATAAGCATATTCTAAAACCGCAGGAAACTGTTAGCGAAAGTCAGGATGGCTGA
- a CDS encoding c-type cytochrome, translating into MAEKLRWSVTGQIRSVLSVYVSLIAAVLYAASCNSDTETIANNISFHDKLSEYGLFKSGMSELNPEKGVEMFDIASPLFTDYAEKQRLIKIPDGQKATIDGNGLPLFPDGTIIAKTFYYSKSGNKKRRILETRLLILKHGKWNAATYQWNVMQTNANLLTSGAVVPIAFEYHSGIQRKLAYKIPSQNDCSSCHRSGDQLSPIGPKARNLNMTVTAEGKRQNQLDYFIKKGIFNPADLIAIGALPSYKDTTLDVAMRARAYFDINCAHCHQPAGAASQTSLNLGYSTSFEETGIDFNKQNILIRMSTMGAYHMPKIGTTVLDDEGVQLVKTYIKGLDSHLNQ; encoded by the coding sequence ATGGCTGAAAAATTAAGATGGAGCGTAACTGGGCAGATAAGATCGGTTCTCTCTGTTTACGTATCACTGATCGCGGCTGTGCTTTATGCAGCCAGCTGTAATTCTGACACGGAGACTATTGCTAACAATATTTCTTTTCATGATAAACTCTCAGAATACGGGCTGTTTAAATCCGGCATGTCAGAACTAAACCCTGAAAAAGGGGTAGAAATGTTTGATATTGCTTCACCGCTGTTCACGGATTATGCTGAAAAACAGAGGCTGATCAAGATACCAGATGGACAAAAAGCGACCATTGACGGTAATGGATTGCCCCTATTTCCGGATGGGACGATCATTGCAAAGACGTTTTATTATTCCAAATCCGGGAACAAAAAGAGGCGCATTTTGGAAACCCGTTTGCTCATTCTTAAACACGGAAAATGGAATGCGGCGACGTATCAGTGGAATGTAATGCAAACAAATGCAAATTTGCTCACCAGTGGAGCTGTTGTTCCCATTGCTTTCGAGTACCATTCCGGAATACAGCGAAAGTTAGCATACAAGATTCCATCGCAAAATGATTGCAGTTCCTGTCACCGATCCGGTGACCAGTTGAGCCCTATCGGCCCAAAAGCCCGAAATCTGAATATGACGGTAACCGCTGAAGGAAAGCGTCAGAACCAATTGGATTATTTTATAAAAAAAGGGATATTTAATCCTGCGGATCTCATAGCGATTGGCGCATTGCCCAGCTATAAGGACACCACTCTGGACGTGGCCATGCGTGCCAGGGCTTATTTTGATATAAATTGCGCCCATTGTCACCAGCCAGCGGGCGCGGCCTCACAGACCTCATTGAACCTGGGTTATTCCACCTCATTCGAAGAGACCGGAATAGATTTTAACAAGCAGAACATTCTGATCAGGATGAGTACAATGGGAGCGTACCACATGCCCAAAATAGGCACTACGGTCCTTGATGACGAAGGAGTCCAACTGGTGAAAACGTATATAAAAGGTCTTGACAGCCATCTAAATCAATGA
- a CDS encoding response regulator, whose amino-acid sequence MELYIVDDNSDHQFLLYKLIKDLDKPYLVKFFESGRSLHKHMQQLSRSGQREGFPDLLVLDYNMPEMNGIELLRLLRQPPLANCSQINDIPIIIMTSDISPLQIRQCYQAGANAVVFKPLNFSVLRNTFQSICNFWIGQPE is encoded by the coding sequence ATGGAGTTATATATCGTTGATGACAACTCGGATCATCAATTTCTGCTCTATAAATTGATTAAAGACCTGGATAAGCCTTATCTGGTAAAGTTTTTTGAAAGTGGCCGCTCACTTCATAAACATATGCAGCAATTAAGCCGGTCCGGACAAAGAGAAGGATTTCCCGACTTGCTCGTTTTGGATTACAATATGCCCGAAATGAATGGCATCGAATTGCTCAGATTATTACGGCAACCACCTCTGGCAAACTGCTCCCAGATCAATGACATTCCTATCATAATCATGACAAGTGATATTTCACCGCTTCAGATTCGGCAGTGCTATCAGGCTGGGGCAAATGCGGTTGTCTTTAAACCTCTGAATTTTTCTGTTCTTCGGAACACCTTTCAGTCAATCTGCAATTTCTGGATTGGGCAGCCGGAATAA
- a CDS encoding phosphocholine-specific phospholipase C, with protein MDSRREFLKKAAMLSGGAGMAGLFPESVLKAMAINPEPNSTYLDAEHVVILMQENRSFDHCYGKLQGVRGFNDPRAIDLPNKNKVWLQTDSKGETYAPFRLDMKGTKATWMHDLPHSRESQVDAYNGGKYDKWLTSKRSTRKEYSEMPLTLGHYDREDIPFYYALADAFTVCDQNFCSSMTPTHPNRYYLWSGTIREKPSMDSLAVVRNSYFSYNKPVKWKTFPERLEEAGVSWAFYQNEISAVMQFNPKQGSWLGNFGCNPLERHAQYNVKFSKEYVRFIQLESEKIRKQLAGPDPTLTASTAEEKDKLAKSNEGKRAMLEKYETEIAYYTEENFKKLSVIEQGIHKRAFVTNQNDPDYMRLSSITYNDGAEKRTVDVPKSDIFYQFRKDVNEGKLPAVSYLTAPQNFSDHPSAPWYGAWFVSEALDILTKNPEVWKKTIFILCYDENDGYYDHIPPFSIPNPLKTDTGKVSKGIDLEAEYVTLEQDMTQVPKANAREGAIGLGFRVPLVIASPWSRGGKVNSQVFDHTSILQFLEEFASHKAKKEVKETNISEWRRTICGNISTVFQPYDPSTYKKPTPVDRDEIVTTIHKAQFKAAPTNFKALNDAEISAVNKNPHTSASLPKQEPGTRKSCAIPYELHVAGKLGPDKQTFEITFEAGNKVFGDKSAGSPFIVYAMNAYQNEPMKVWNYAVRAGDKLMDSWKLQEFEGGRYHLRVYGPNGFFREFAGNAQEPNVQVGCNYVLDKKGKPTGDVLVEVENHEKSVLTVKVVDMSYGQGPVEIKVPSSGAQRTTIALGKSNGWYDFNVEIGSGNTLKRFAGHVETGKESTTDPLMAKA; from the coding sequence ATGGATTCAAGAAGGGAATTTCTGAAAAAAGCGGCAATGCTATCAGGGGGTGCTGGTATGGCAGGACTTTTTCCTGAGTCGGTATTGAAGGCAATGGCCATCAACCCGGAACCGAATTCCACTTATCTGGATGCGGAACATGTTGTGATTTTAATGCAGGAAAACCGCTCTTTCGACCATTGTTACGGAAAATTGCAAGGCGTAAGAGGTTTCAACGATCCGCGTGCCATTGATTTACCCAATAAAAACAAAGTCTGGCTGCAAACAGATTCCAAAGGAGAAACCTACGCTCCATTCCGGCTGGACATGAAGGGCACCAAAGCGACCTGGATGCACGACCTGCCGCATTCGCGCGAGTCGCAAGTGGATGCCTACAATGGCGGAAAATATGATAAATGGCTGACTTCCAAGCGATCCACACGCAAAGAATATTCCGAAATGCCTCTGACTTTGGGGCATTATGACCGTGAAGACATTCCGTTTTATTATGCATTAGCTGATGCTTTTACGGTTTGTGATCAGAATTTCTGCTCGTCCATGACACCCACGCACCCGAACCGATATTATTTGTGGTCGGGCACGATCAGAGAAAAACCGAGCATGGACTCTCTGGCCGTAGTTCGGAACAGTTATTTTTCTTATAACAAGCCTGTCAAATGGAAAACGTTTCCTGAAAGGCTGGAAGAAGCTGGCGTTTCCTGGGCTTTTTACCAAAATGAGATTAGTGCTGTCATGCAATTTAATCCCAAGCAAGGTTCCTGGCTGGGCAACTTTGGCTGTAACCCGCTGGAACGTCACGCGCAGTATAATGTGAAATTTTCGAAAGAATATGTCCGGTTCATCCAACTCGAAAGTGAGAAAATCAGAAAGCAGCTGGCCGGACCAGATCCGACATTAACTGCTTCCACAGCGGAGGAAAAGGATAAGCTTGCCAAATCCAATGAGGGAAAGCGGGCGATGCTGGAAAAATACGAGACAGAAATTGCCTATTACACAGAAGAGAATTTCAAAAAACTATCCGTAATCGAGCAGGGAATTCATAAGCGTGCATTTGTGACAAATCAGAATGATCCTGATTACATGAGGCTTAGCTCGATCACTTATAATGATGGCGCAGAGAAAAGAACCGTTGACGTCCCTAAAAGCGATATATTTTACCAGTTCAGGAAAGATGTAAATGAAGGCAAGCTTCCTGCGGTTTCCTATTTGACGGCTCCGCAAAACTTCTCCGACCACCCATCGGCGCCCTGGTATGGGGCGTGGTTTGTGTCGGAAGCATTGGATATCCTTACCAAAAACCCGGAAGTCTGGAAGAAAACAATTTTCATACTTTGCTATGACGAAAATGACGGCTATTACGACCACATCCCGCCATTCTCAATCCCTAACCCGCTTAAAACCGACACCGGAAAAGTTTCGAAGGGCATTGACCTGGAAGCCGAATATGTAACGTTGGAACAGGATATGACGCAGGTGCCGAAGGCGAATGCACGTGAGGGAGCCATTGGACTGGGCTTTCGCGTTCCGCTGGTGATCGCTTCACCTTGGTCGAGAGGCGGAAAAGTGAATTCGCAGGTTTTTGATCACACTTCTATTTTGCAATTTTTGGAGGAATTTGCGAGTCATAAAGCAAAAAAAGAGGTGAAGGAAACCAACATTTCTGAATGGAGGAGAACGATTTGCGGCAACATCAGCACGGTCTTCCAGCCATATGACCCTTCCACTTATAAGAAACCGACGCCGGTTGATCGTGATGAAATCGTCACAACGATTCATAAGGCGCAATTCAAAGCGGCGCCGACCAATTTCAAAGCGCTTAATGATGCTGAAATTAGTGCAGTCAATAAAAATCCTCACACCTCCGCGAGCTTGCCCAAACAGGAGCCTGGCACACGAAAATCATGCGCAATTCCTTACGAGTTGCATGTTGCCGGGAAACTGGGCCCGGATAAGCAAACATTTGAAATCACATTTGAGGCAGGTAATAAGGTGTTTGGCGACAAATCAGCAGGGTCACCATTTATTGTTTATGCCATGAATGCTTATCAGAATGAGCCTATGAAAGTCTGGAACTATGCGGTTCGGGCGGGTGACAAACTCATGGATAGCTGGAAATTGCAGGAATTTGAGGGAGGCCGTTATCATTTGCGTGTTTACGGCCCGAATGGGTTTTTCAGGGAATTTGCGGGCAACGCGCAGGAACCTAATGTTCAGGTTGGCTGCAATTATGTTTTAGACAAAAAAGGAAAACCAACCGGTGATGTGCTGGTTGAAGTTGAAAACCACGAAAAATCGGTGCTGACCGTGAAAGTTGTTGATATGAGCTATGGCCAGGGACCAGTTGAAATAAAGGTGCCTTCTTCGGGAGCGCAGCGGACAACCATTGCGCTTGGCAAGAGCAACGGTTGGTATGATTTCAATGTAGAAATTGGGTCCGGTAACACGTTGAAAAGGTTTGCCGGCCATGTTGAAACCGGAAAAGAAAGCACAACCGACCCGCTTATGGCAAAAGCCTGA
- a CDS encoding cupin domain-containing protein: MESLQRIDLHETSKAVAGSYANVPLNLVNDHIIRISIMTEPFYWHYHPNSDESFLCLEGVLVIDLEGESIELHPGQLFTIPRNVLHKTSPKGGRSVNLTFELEGMETVRNVL, translated from the coding sequence ATGGAATCACTTCAGCGCATTGATTTACATGAGACTAGCAAGGCCGTAGCAGGAAGCTATGCAAATGTGCCGCTCAATCTGGTCAATGACCACATTATCAGGATCAGCATAATGACTGAGCCATTTTATTGGCATTATCACCCCAATTCAGACGAAAGCTTCCTGTGCTTAGAAGGCGTGCTAGTGATAGATCTTGAAGGTGAATCCATTGAACTCCATCCCGGCCAGCTTTTCACAATTCCCAGGAATGTACTGCACAAAACAAGTCCGAAAGGCGGAAGATCCGTAAATCTGACATTTGAGTTGGAAGGGATGGAAACGGTTCGGAATGTGCTGTGA
- a CDS encoding TetR/AcrR family transcriptional regulator yields MKKAEATRLKILEKAFDLIYAKGYQTTSVDDIIATTEVTKGAFYYHFKNKDEMGISIINELMKPSLTKGFIDPLLNENDPVEGIYKLVYNLLMKNDFLKVEYGCPVSNLTHEMTPWNTDFNNALDELTQQWIKTMAESVERGKKNGFIRADVNSMQVTMFVMSGYWGIRNFGKLANSKKIYLPFLKELKKYFETLR; encoded by the coding sequence ATGAAAAAGGCTGAGGCAACGAGATTAAAGATTCTGGAAAAGGCGTTTGATCTGATTTATGCCAAAGGTTATCAGACAACGAGTGTAGACGATATCATCGCCACCACCGAAGTGACCAAAGGTGCTTTTTATTATCATTTCAAAAATAAAGACGAAATGGGAATATCGATCATCAATGAGCTTATGAAGCCTTCTTTAACAAAAGGATTTATAGATCCCTTGCTAAACGAAAATGATCCCGTAGAGGGCATTTACAAACTGGTGTATAATCTGCTCATGAAGAATGACTTCCTTAAAGTTGAATACGGGTGCCCGGTTTCTAATCTGACTCATGAGATGACTCCCTGGAATACCGATTTTAACAATGCATTGGATGAGCTGACCCAGCAATGGATAAAGACAATGGCCGAATCGGTTGAAAGAGGAAAGAAGAATGGTTTTATACGTGCAGATGTGAATTCGATGCAGGTCACAATGTTTGTGATGTCGGGCTACTGGGGAATTCGCAACTTCGGCAAGTTAGCGAACAGCAAAAAGATTTATTTGCCCTTTTTAAAGGAACTCAAAAAGTATTTTGAAACGCTGCGCTGA
- a CDS encoding RidA family protein produces the protein MKIILSLFFACTTFLCHAQNNSIKKEKWHWDNPSRQDTSAGYVQVLKVDNMLYISGAVTKEVTPEGIRQVYNALEKSLKSFGATFQNVVKENLYTTDIEAMKKHNSIRKAFYNGDFPAATWVQVSRLYMSEAKLEVELTAHLPK, from the coding sequence ATGAAAATCATACTATCTCTGTTTTTTGCTTGTACAACTTTCCTATGCCATGCGCAGAATAATAGCATTAAAAAAGAAAAATGGCATTGGGATAACCCTTCCAGACAGGATACAAGCGCTGGATATGTGCAAGTTCTAAAAGTAGACAACATGCTGTACATCTCTGGCGCCGTGACAAAAGAAGTTACACCAGAAGGGATACGACAAGTTTATAATGCTTTGGAAAAGTCGTTAAAAAGCTTTGGCGCAACTTTTCAAAACGTAGTAAAAGAAAACTTATATACTACTGACATTGAAGCAATGAAGAAACACAACTCTATAAGGAAAGCATTTTATAACGGAGATTTTCCAGCGGCAACTTGGGTTCAAGTATCAAGACTTTACATGAGTGAAGCGAAATTGGAAGTTGAGTTAACTGCACATCTGCCAAAATGA
- a CDS encoding ATP-binding protein has protein sequence MRFIIVCALFTMFVIKPASGQVGMIRKLQQSLPQITDSVRYVDAVNKMSLLFYEQNADSTFYYALRAREVATRLDYAKGIADATNNLGIVFDIKGNVQLALRYYNDAYNRYVAIGDSSNIVQTLMNIAMVYTVTGKNQKSIANYKQALEIGNRIAHDSITALAIYNYMLTYPAEFKGAVRDKNIQRASDIARKYKDRRMQLAIEQLQAADYLADNKREKGIQLLKQTLNKSLDMELYFFSMDLLINLGDQHLPILPDTAIAYYEQALQLAEQKGYRLYSRDLARKMYDFYTERNDKPQAYKYAQKLIRLVEEQIEIDKVSGIDYIEYAVKDQELRSEQVKVAYNKRFLWLAVAICALTILSIAFLLRTWLMTKRTNEVLRIQFRQLETTMEALETTNENYARVIKIVAHDLRNPIGAINAMSTMMIDYETDPQETKELIQLINESSKNCMTMIGDLLVTDFDLKESELNKEEIDLPVFLQQVIKLLIFRAKEKNQELVLFNPVHATILADSDKLSRVLSNLVINAVKFSPKGGLIEVSTSETAGGILIAVKDNGLGIPKEFENKIFDPFTSSKRAGTAGEQPFGLGLYISKQIIEAHHGRIWFESEAGVTTTFYILLPSSVIVNSETEA, from the coding sequence ATGAGATTCATAATCGTTTGCGCGCTGTTCACGATGTTTGTTATAAAGCCTGCCTCCGGCCAGGTGGGGATGATCCGAAAGTTGCAACAATCACTTCCGCAGATCACGGACAGCGTTCGCTATGTGGATGCTGTTAATAAAATGTCATTGCTCTTCTACGAACAAAATGCCGACAGCACTTTCTACTATGCACTTCGCGCGCGCGAGGTTGCAACGCGGTTGGATTATGCGAAAGGGATTGCCGATGCGACCAATAATCTGGGGATTGTGTTCGATATAAAAGGCAATGTGCAGCTCGCGCTTCGCTATTATAATGATGCTTACAACAGATATGTCGCAATCGGTGATTCGTCCAACATTGTTCAAACCCTCATGAACATTGCCATGGTTTACACCGTTACAGGCAAAAACCAGAAGTCTATCGCCAACTACAAACAGGCTCTGGAAATTGGGAACCGCATTGCTCATGACTCTATCACGGCGCTTGCGATATACAATTACATGTTGACTTATCCCGCTGAATTTAAGGGTGCTGTAAGAGATAAAAACATTCAACGGGCGAGCGACATTGCCAGGAAATACAAGGACAGGCGCATGCAACTTGCGATCGAACAGTTGCAGGCTGCGGATTATCTGGCTGACAACAAGAGAGAAAAGGGTATCCAATTGTTAAAGCAGACATTGAATAAAAGTCTGGATATGGAGCTGTATTTTTTCAGTATGGACTTACTGATTAACCTCGGCGACCAGCATCTTCCCATTCTCCCGGATACTGCAATTGCTTATTACGAGCAGGCATTACAGCTCGCTGAACAGAAGGGTTACCGCTTATATTCCAGGGATTTAGCAAGGAAAATGTATGACTTTTACACAGAACGGAATGACAAACCGCAAGCCTACAAATACGCGCAGAAACTGATCCGGCTTGTTGAAGAGCAGATTGAAATAGATAAAGTTTCGGGCATCGATTACATTGAGTATGCGGTGAAGGACCAGGAATTGAGGTCGGAGCAGGTTAAGGTGGCCTATAACAAGCGGTTTTTATGGCTGGCAGTCGCCATATGCGCACTTACAATCCTGAGCATTGCGTTTTTGCTGCGGACCTGGTTAATGACAAAGCGCACAAATGAAGTGTTGCGCATCCAGTTCCGGCAGCTCGAAACGACGATGGAAGCGCTGGAAACAACGAATGAAAATTATGCGCGCGTGATAAAAATCGTTGCCCACGATCTGAGAAATCCAATCGGCGCGATCAATGCAATGAGTACGATGATGATTGATTACGAGACAGATCCGCAGGAAACGAAGGAATTGATTCAATTGATCAATGAGTCAAGTAAAAATTGCATGACCATGATCGGTGATCTGCTGGTAACGGATTTTGATCTGAAAGAATCGGAGTTGAACAAAGAGGAAATTGACCTTCCTGTTTTTCTGCAACAAGTGATTAAGCTTCTGATTTTTAGGGCAAAAGAAAAAAATCAGGAGCTGGTTTTATTTAACCCTGTTCATGCGACTATTCTGGCGGATAGCGACAAGCTTTCCCGCGTGCTTAGCAATCTGGTGATCAATGCCGTAAAATTTAGTCCGAAAGGCGGTTTGATAGAAGTCAGCACCTCGGAAACGGCAGGCGGAATTTTGATTGCCGTTAAGGATAATGGTCTTGGCATTCCGAAAGAATTTGAGAACAAAATTTTTGATCCGTTTACGTCGTCAAAACGCGCCGGAACGGCTGGTGAACAACCATTCGGCCTCGGCTTGTACATTAGCAAGCAAATCATTGAAGCGCATCATGGACGCATCTGGTTCGAAAGCGAGGCCGGGGTAACTACTACATTCTACATCCTGCTCCCCAGCAGCGTCATAGTAAACTCCGAGACAGAAGCTTAG
- a CDS encoding DinB family protein, whose product MKPLNYFSLLLLIWLACPCLAQEKRWTEKDRQFTIDQFNRTRDELVKETENLTPDQWAFRESADRWSIGEIVEHLALWEIIWAREISMGSRSKPQPELNESTRPDSYYSDFIMETNPHAAADIAIPTGFIKGKDNLTFFLSRREQNLAFLKKTDADMRAHFELTATPNPRNMHQVYIYQWGHVDRHLRQIRKVKADKNFPK is encoded by the coding sequence ATGAAACCGTTAAACTATTTTAGCTTACTATTATTGATATGGCTTGCTTGTCCGTGCCTGGCTCAGGAAAAGCGCTGGACAGAGAAGGACCGTCAGTTTACCATCGACCAATTCAATCGGACCCGTGATGAATTGGTCAAAGAGACGGAAAATCTGACACCCGATCAATGGGCATTTCGTGAATCGGCTGATCGTTGGTCCATCGGAGAAATTGTGGAGCATCTTGCGTTGTGGGAGATCATTTGGGCGCGGGAAATCAGTATGGGCTCGCGTAGCAAGCCGCAACCGGAATTAAACGAATCAACCAGGCCCGACAGCTACTACTCGGATTTTATTATGGAAACTAATCCTCACGCAGCAGCAGATATCGCCATTCCGACAGGTTTTATTAAAGGAAAGGACAATCTTACATTCTTTCTGAGTCGCCGTGAGCAGAACCTTGCCTTTCTAAAAAAGACTGATGCAGATATGAGAGCACACTTTGAGCTCACTGCTACGCCGAACCCAAGAAATATGCACCAGGTTTACATCTATCAATGGGGGCATGTCGACAGGCATTTAAGGCAGATACGAAAAGTTAAAGCGGACAAAAACTTTCCAAAATAA